A part of Candidatus Brocadia sp. genomic DNA contains:
- a CDS encoding DUF92 domain-containing protein: protein MTSETKRKIEHIVPVIFAFLLRYFNTWQALLFAFVGIMYGLFLSKIFVKGAFREHEQERGFSFGKLIYGIMVFVLILLFNKKMYIVAGAWAIMSLGDGCSNIFGKAYGKKKLPWNPEKSWIGSLSFVFFGGLGATLLMWWVNLNPLQIPLPWYHLLITAFLASFVTAGVESLPLKIDDNITVPLAAGLFLYATTLVIWEHLSHAYSIFAALSINVSFGLLAYSLKTVSKSGLIGGVVLGTVIYLCLGPGGFLILFTFFLLGSWSSRYKYAWKASHGVAQENKGRRGSKHAIAKGGVGLVMAVMALLTNTPEIFKIAFVAAFATATFDTISSELGQLYGKRPILITTLRSVPVGTDGAISVEGTILGILSAAFIGAEAYLLQLINLQSIAIVILASFVGTTVESILGATIERRNWISNEVVNFINISTGAGISLFLAKVCLS from the coding sequence ATGACAAGTGAAACGAAACGCAAGATTGAACACATCGTACCAGTCATATTCGCTTTTTTATTGAGGTATTTCAATACCTGGCAAGCACTCCTTTTTGCATTTGTAGGAATTATGTATGGACTTTTTTTATCAAAGATATTCGTAAAGGGCGCTTTCCGGGAACATGAACAGGAAAGGGGCTTTTCCTTCGGTAAACTGATCTACGGGATAATGGTCTTTGTCCTTATCCTCCTTTTTAACAAAAAAATGTATATTGTAGCAGGCGCCTGGGCCATCATGTCCCTGGGTGACGGCTGCTCTAATATCTTTGGAAAGGCTTATGGGAAAAAGAAACTTCCCTGGAATCCTGAAAAGTCATGGATCGGTTCTCTGTCCTTCGTCTTCTTTGGCGGACTGGGCGCCACCCTCCTCATGTGGTGGGTAAATCTGAATCCGCTACAGATACCGTTACCGTGGTATCATCTGCTGATCACGGCGTTTTTGGCCTCTTTCGTAACGGCAGGAGTAGAATCATTGCCGCTGAAAATCGATGACAATATTACGGTACCGCTGGCTGCGGGGCTATTTCTTTATGCTACTACTCTTGTGATTTGGGAACATCTCAGTCATGCCTATAGCATCTTCGCCGCCTTAAGTATCAACGTTTCATTCGGCCTGCTTGCCTATTCTTTAAAAACCGTAAGCAAGTCGGGATTAATCGGCGGTGTTGTTCTTGGTACTGTAATCTATCTTTGCCTGGGGCCGGGGGGATTTTTAATCCTCTTTACATTTTTTTTACTCGGCAGCTGGTCATCCAGGTATAAGTATGCGTGGAAGGCTTCGCATGGAGTTGCTCAGGAAAACAAGGGCAGGCGCGGTTCAAAGCACGCAATCGCAAAGGGTGGAGTTGGGCTTGTGATGGCCGTTATGGCCTTATTGACCAATACCCCGGAAATTTTCAAGATTGCCTTTGTTGCAGCCTTCGCTACGGCCACGTTCGATACAATCTCCAGCGAATTAGGCCAACTTTATGGTAAGAGACCGATCTTAATAACCACACTGAGGTCTGTACCGGTAGGGACGGATGGGGCAATATCTGTCGAAGGAACCATCTTGGGGATCTTGTCTGCTGCCTTTATTGGCGCTGAAGCATATTTGCTGCAATTAATCAATCTTCAGTCAATAGCCATTGTAATACTTGCATCATTTGTTGGTACAACGGTTGAAAGTATTTTAGGTGCAACCATTGAACGAAGAAACTGGATAAGTAACGAAGTTGTCAATTTCATTAATATCTCTACAGGTGCCGGGATATCCTTATTCCTTGCAAAAGTATGTTTATCGTAA
- a CDS encoding PTS sugar transporter subunit IIA has translation MSYLGEKRNYVVKGGSVKLSDVLTKERIIINLNGRDKYDVLEKMVQVTRTSERVTNEIDLLKKVIEREKIKSTGIGGGIGIPHAQTSGVSDIIACLGISEQGIEFNAVDGKPVHLVFLIATKERTDSRYLGLLSRIARLFIDEPFKQRIIKSNSSEEIMRLIIEKEKE, from the coding sequence TTGTCATACCTGGGTGAGAAAAGGAATTATGTGGTGAAAGGGGGGAGTGTGAAACTCTCAGATGTTCTGACCAAAGAACGCATAATCATCAACTTGAACGGAAGGGATAAATATGATGTGCTGGAAAAAATGGTACAAGTGACCAGGACATCGGAAAGGGTGACAAACGAAATAGACCTCCTGAAAAAGGTAATCGAACGAGAGAAAATTAAAAGTACTGGCATCGGCGGAGGAATTGGGATTCCCCATGCCCAAACCTCCGGGGTAAGTGATATTATTGCATGTCTTGGGATTTCGGAGCAAGGAATCGAATTCAATGCAGTAGACGGGAAACCCGTTCATTTAGTCTTTTTGATTGCCACCAAAGAGCGAACGGATAGCAGGTATCTCGGCCTTTTAAGTCGAATAGCCCGTTTATTTATCGATGAGCCCTTCAAGCAACGAATTATAAAATCTAACTCGTCTGAAGAGATCATGCGCCTTATCATTGAAAAAGAAAAGGAATAA
- a CDS encoding NAD-dependent epimerase/dehydratase family protein — MPIFVTGGTGFLGKQLIKELSYLSEDIHLLVRETSNLRDLDNKRFKIFPGDITDAKTIRNAIKGCKTVFHVASLVKERVSNSSEYYQVNVKGIKNVMECAMDEDIVKLVYTSSFMALGPSRGKNNTEETIHDPNHFHNHYERTKYIADQLIPEYLDKGLPVITVYPCVIYGPGEITEGNLVVRIILDYLEGRISDILGDGSRLWNYAFITDVVKGHLLAWERGKVGQKYLLGGENASMGNFFKLLEELTGLKGPKRHIPFWVAKMSAWWEESLGSLLGKRPKYIPSTIEIYKHDWAYSSEKAERELEYTHIPLKEGLKRTLDWILKNRKHSAISYQ; from the coding sequence ATGCCTATCTTTGTTACCGGCGGAACGGGATTCCTGGGAAAACAGCTCATAAAGGAGCTAAGTTATTTAAGTGAAGATATACATCTCTTGGTGAGAGAAACCAGCAATTTAAGGGATCTTGATAATAAGCGATTTAAAATATTTCCCGGAGATATAACGGATGCCAAAACAATCAGAAATGCAATCAAAGGATGCAAAACAGTATTTCATGTGGCGTCTCTGGTAAAGGAGAGGGTGAGTAATTCCTCAGAATATTATCAGGTCAATGTAAAAGGCATTAAAAATGTTATGGAATGTGCCATGGATGAAGACATCGTCAAGCTTGTGTACACCTCTTCCTTTATGGCGCTGGGCCCGTCTCGTGGAAAAAACAACACTGAGGAGACTATTCATGACCCGAACCATTTCCATAACCATTACGAACGGACAAAGTATATTGCCGATCAATTAATCCCTGAATACCTAGATAAGGGATTGCCTGTAATAACGGTATATCCCTGCGTCATTTATGGGCCGGGTGAAATTACCGAAGGGAATCTGGTTGTCCGTATTATCCTGGACTATCTGGAAGGAAGGATATCTGATATCCTGGGCGATGGAAGCAGGTTGTGGAATTATGCATTTATTACCGACGTGGTAAAAGGCCATTTACTGGCATGGGAGAGGGGCAAGGTTGGGCAAAAGTACCTTCTTGGGGGAGAAAATGCTTCGATGGGGAACTTTTTTAAACTCCTGGAAGAATTGACCGGACTCAAGGGTCCCAAACGTCATATACCATTTTGGGTTGCAAAAATGTCTGCATGGTGGGAGGAATCCCTTGGCTCCTTATTGGGGAAAAGACCAAAATATATACCTTCCACCATTGAAATTTATAAACACGATTGGGCATACAGTTCTGAAAAAGCAGAACGAGAATTGGAATATACACACATTCCTTTAAAAGAAGGTCTGAAGCGTACACTCGATTGGATATTGAAAAACCGTAAGCATTCAGCGATCAGTTATCAGTAA
- a CDS encoding HlyC/CorC family transporter, with protein sequence MDHMHFSTPTIIFMLILFLILLIVSAFFSLTETSLFSINKIRLDYLIKQRNKRAISIYNSINEPDKLLSTILTGNNIVNTIVSTIGTTIAIYYLHEWGVILAPVIVAFILLLFAETFPKVLATQFPEQLSLLIIKPYEWIRWVLSPSVTLITYITYLFFKLFGVKIEYKKTIFSREEVKHIIRESGETGVLADGEHKLLHKIFEFSDKLAKEVMVPRQQIVAINADMGREDIVRVVTEEGYTRYPVYRQCIDKIIGIVHAKGIINMVANNSLFVLEDLMMEPYFVSENNKISKIFTEFQQKGLHIAIVKDARGTVSGLIEIKDILKVIFGELREKTSPEE encoded by the coding sequence ATGGATCACATGCATTTTTCCACCCCAACAATCATTTTTATGTTGATACTCTTTCTTATCCTCCTGATTGTCTCAGCCTTTTTTTCGCTAACCGAAACGTCCCTTTTTTCCATTAACAAGATACGCTTGGATTACCTGATCAAGCAGCGGAACAAAAGGGCCATCTCCATTTATAATAGTATCAATGAGCCAGACAAGCTTCTCAGTACCATCCTCACGGGAAATAACATTGTCAATACTATAGTATCAACGATAGGAACGACGATCGCAATATATTATTTGCATGAGTGGGGCGTAATTCTGGCACCTGTAATCGTCGCCTTTATTTTACTTTTGTTTGCAGAAACGTTTCCGAAAGTGTTAGCAACCCAGTTTCCTGAACAACTTTCCCTGCTGATCATCAAACCATATGAGTGGATACGATGGGTCTTATCACCCAGCGTTACATTAATTACCTATATTACCTACCTGTTTTTTAAACTATTTGGTGTGAAAATTGAGTATAAAAAAACAATTTTCAGCCGTGAAGAAGTAAAACATATTATCAGGGAAAGTGGAGAGACAGGTGTATTGGCTGATGGTGAGCACAAGTTATTGCACAAAATATTTGAATTTAGTGATAAGCTCGCTAAAGAGGTTATGGTACCCAGACAACAGATTGTTGCCATAAATGCAGATATGGGACGTGAGGACATAGTAAGAGTCGTTACTGAAGAAGGCTACACCCGGTATCCGGTATACCGGCAGTGCATCGATAAGATAATTGGGATCGTCCATGCAAAAGGAATCATTAACATGGTAGCGAATAATTCACTTTTTGTCCTTGAAGACCTTATGATGGAACCCTATTTTGTCTCTGAAAACAACAAGATTAGTAAGATATTCACAGAATTTCAGCAAAAGGGATTGCACATCGCCATTGTCAAGGATGCCAGAGGCACTGTCTCAGGTTTAATTGAGATAAAAGATATCTTAAAGGTCATTTTCGGGGAATTAAGGGAAAAGACCAGTCCGGAAGAATAA
- a CDS encoding phosphopentomutase yields MIPIQRVIIIVLDSVGIGAMPDAHLYGDEYSNTLGNIADALGGLQLPHLESLGLGKIAPIKGISSSIIPSGFYGKMSEVSKGKDTTCGHWEMMGIITPKPFPTYPNGFPKEVIDIFVGKIGRPILGNKSASGTEIIRELGKEHIRTGFPIVYTSADSVFQIAASEDVIPVPDLYQMCEIARGILTGKHAVGRVIARPFIVKNGQFIRTDRRKDFSLAPPSPTVLDHALQDGFEVIGVGKIGDIFAHRGLSEEIHTQDNQDGIIQTTKWIKRDFKGILFTNLVDFDMKYGHRNDVKGYADALKTFDTSIPEIMEALTESDILFITADHGCDPTTPSTDHSREYVPLLAYGKGLHHPKSLGIRQSFADVGATITEILSLKPLRCGGSFYKDMA; encoded by the coding sequence ATGATACCAATTCAAAGAGTTATCATTATTGTACTGGATAGTGTAGGTATTGGCGCTATGCCCGATGCGCATTTATACGGAGACGAATACAGCAATACCCTGGGGAATATTGCGGATGCTTTGGGAGGATTGCAATTACCCCATCTGGAAAGTTTAGGACTGGGAAAGATTGCGCCTATCAAGGGTATTTCCTCTTCAATTATTCCTTCAGGATTCTATGGCAAGATGTCAGAAGTTTCCAAGGGAAAGGACACAACTTGTGGTCATTGGGAGATGATGGGGATTATCACCCCAAAACCATTCCCAACCTATCCGAATGGTTTTCCAAAAGAAGTTATCGACATCTTTGTGGGAAAAATTGGCAGGCCCATTTTAGGGAATAAATCTGCATCAGGCACTGAGATTATTCGGGAGCTGGGAAAAGAGCACATCAGGACTGGTTTCCCAATAGTATACACCTCCGCCGACAGTGTCTTTCAGATTGCTGCAAGCGAGGATGTCATCCCCGTTCCCGACTTATACCAGATGTGTGAAATAGCACGGGGAATATTGACAGGGAAACATGCCGTAGGGAGGGTTATTGCACGCCCTTTTATTGTAAAAAACGGTCAATTCATCAGAACGGACAGGCGTAAGGATTTTTCTCTGGCACCGCCATCACCTACCGTTTTGGATCACGCACTCCAGGATGGATTCGAGGTAATCGGAGTCGGCAAGATCGGGGATATATTCGCGCACAGAGGGTTGTCAGAAGAGATCCATACTCAGGACAATCAGGATGGCATTATCCAGACGACAAAATGGATAAAAAGAGATTTTAAAGGAATACTTTTTACCAACCTCGTTGATTTCGATATGAAATATGGTCACAGAAACGACGTAAAAGGTTATGCTGATGCGTTAAAAACCTTTGACACGAGTATTCCCGAAATCATGGAAGCACTTACCGAAAGTGACATTTTGTTTATTACGGCAGATCATGGTTGTGACCCCACCACCCCCAGCACAGACCACTCCAGGGAGTATGTACCTCTGCTGGCTTATGGAAAGGGGTTACATCATCCCAAATCATTGGGCATTCGCCAATCCTTTGCGGACGTGGGAGCCACTATCACCGAAATATTAAGTCTTAAACCCCTCCGGTGTGGCGGGAGTTTTTACAAGGACATGGCATAA